The sequence TCCTGAACCGCCGTCAAGGACTGCAGGACCTTCACGGCTTTCTGGGAGTCATTGCCCAGTTTGCAAATCACATAAACTGGGAAAGCCGCCCCTTCCTGTgtgccctgcttcccttcccgGATTGCTTCTCCTAGGAGTTCTAAGCTCTCTGCATCCCTCCGTTCCAAATGTTTCAAAGGGATGTGTAAGGCATGAGGCAAACGACAGATGTCCACCTCCACTTGAGGCCTGACGTCCAGCAACAGGTGGGGGGAGCCTGAATCCAGAAGGCGCTTATAGTCGGTGACCGAAACTCGCTCCTCTGGGCTCAGCAAGTGCAGAGAGCGGCACTTCTCAGTGGCGGAGGAGCCACAGAAGGCTTCATAGTCCCGCAGGTCTGCCACAGTGGGCCGCTCGCCGCAAGCTGCACAATCAGGCCTGCGGCTCCGAAGCCGAATACAACGAAACTGTCCTCGGAGGGCATCAAAGATCAACAAGCTGCGACTGTAAGACGGACCCAGACCTGCTACGATCTTCAACACTTCCAATGCCTGCAAACAGCCCAGGACCCCGGTTACGACACCGAGCACCCCGCCATCCGCGCAGCTGGTCACCGTCTCCGCTGGAGGTGGTTGGGGGAATACGCAGCGATAGCAAGGCCCGCCGTCATAGTGGTACACTGTGATTTGGCCTTCAAAGCGCAGGGCGCTGGCCGACACGAGAGGTCGGCCGGCTAGCACACACGCGTCATTAACCAGGTAGCGAGTGGGCACGTTGTCAGAGCAGTCGGCCACCACGTCATAGCGGCGGATTAAGTCCAGCGCGGTGGCTGCCGTAAGCGCCTGAGCGTAGGGCACGCACTCCACCGCAGAATTGAGGCGGCGCAGCGAGGCGGCGGCCGAGAAGACCTTGGCTTGCCCGGCCAAGGCCTCGCCATGCAGCACCTGGCGGGCCAAATTGCTCACTTCCACTACGTCGTAGTCCACAAGGCCAAGGCGGCCCACGC comes from Neovison vison isolate M4711 chromosome 8, ASM_NN_V1, whole genome shotgun sequence and encodes:
- the MOCS3 gene encoding adenylyltransferase and sulfurtransferase MOCS3, giving the protein MGSREEVLALEAEVARREEELSSLKQRLASALLAEQEPERLPPVSPLPPKAALSRDEILRYSRQLVLPELGVHGQLRLATASVLIVGCGGLGCPLAQYLAAAGVGRLGLVDYDVVEVSNLARQVLHGEALAGQAKVFSAAASLRRLNSAVECVPYAQALTAATALDLIRRYDVVADCSDNVPTRYLVNDACVLAGRPLVSASALRFEGQITVYHYDGGPCYRCVFPQPPPAETVTSCADGGVLGVVTGVLGCLQALEVLKIVAGLGPSYSRSLLIFDALRGQFRCIRLRSRRPDCAACGERPTVADLRDYEAFCGSSATEKCRSLHLLSPEERVSVTDYKRLLDSGSPHLLLDVRPQVEVDICRLPHALHIPLKHLERRDAESLELLGEAIREGKQGTQEGAAFPVYVICKLGNDSQKAVKVLQSLTAVQELESSTIQDVVGGLMAWAAKIDGTFPQY